One region of Jatrophihabitans cynanchi genomic DNA includes:
- a CDS encoding pyridoxal phosphate-dependent aminotransferase, with translation MTRLGGERLVQRMRGFGTTIFAEMSALAVQTGSVNLGQGFPDTDGPAELLQAAADAIHAGHNQYPPGPGIPELRHAIAAHQQRHYGLDYDPDAEVLVTAGATEAIAATVTALAGPGDEVVMFEPYYDSYAATVALGGATRRVVTLRRDGGGVAGGGWAFDPDELRRAISARTKVILLNTPHNPTGKVFTTDELEIIAGLAREHDLVVVADEVYEHLTFDGRPHVPIATLPGMRERTITISSAGKTFSVTGWKIGWLCAPPDLLTAARTVKQFLTYVNGAPFQPAVAAALGGDVSALAPRLQAQRDLLCEGLWQLGYDVITPQATYFATVDVGRDAVAFCRELPVRAGVVAIPSSAFYDSDAGDRYVRFAFCKRPDVLNNALARLKEAAP, from the coding sequence GTGACGCGACTTGGCGGCGAGCGGCTCGTGCAACGCATGCGCGGCTTCGGCACCACGATCTTCGCCGAGATGTCCGCGCTCGCCGTGCAGACGGGCAGCGTGAACCTGGGCCAGGGCTTTCCGGACACCGACGGGCCGGCCGAGTTGCTGCAGGCAGCGGCCGACGCGATCCACGCCGGCCACAACCAGTACCCGCCCGGCCCCGGCATCCCCGAGCTCCGCCACGCCATCGCCGCACACCAGCAGCGCCACTACGGCCTCGACTACGACCCGGACGCCGAGGTGCTGGTCACGGCAGGCGCCACCGAGGCGATCGCCGCGACCGTCACCGCACTGGCCGGACCGGGCGACGAGGTCGTCATGTTCGAGCCGTACTACGACTCCTACGCGGCCACCGTCGCGCTCGGCGGGGCGACCCGCCGCGTGGTCACCCTGCGCCGAGACGGCGGCGGCGTAGCCGGCGGGGGATGGGCGTTCGACCCGGACGAGCTGCGCCGAGCGATCAGCGCGCGAACCAAGGTGATCCTGCTCAACACCCCGCACAACCCCACCGGCAAGGTCTTCACCACCGACGAGCTCGAGATCATCGCCGGACTCGCCCGCGAGCACGACCTGGTGGTCGTCGCCGACGAGGTCTACGAACACCTGACGTTCGACGGACGCCCGCACGTGCCCATCGCGACGCTGCCCGGCATGCGCGAGCGAACCATCACCATCTCCAGCGCCGGCAAGACCTTCAGTGTCACCGGCTGGAAGATCGGCTGGCTCTGCGCGCCGCCGGACCTGCTCACCGCCGCACGCACCGTCAAGCAGTTCCTGACCTACGTGAACGGCGCGCCGTTCCAACCCGCGGTGGCGGCCGCGCTCGGCGGCGACGTCTCGGCCCTCGCCCCGCGGTTGCAGGCGCAGCGCGACCTGCTGTGCGAGGGGCTCTGGCAACTGGGTTACGACGTCATCACCCCGCAGGCGACCTACTTCGCGACCGTCGACGTCGGCCGGGACGCCGTGGCGTTCTGCCGCGAACTGCCGGTTCGAGCCGGCGTGGTCGCGATCCCGAGCAGCGCCTTCTACGACTCGGACGCCGGCGACCGATATGTCCGGTTCGCCTTCTGCAAGCGGCCGGACGTCCTCAACAACGCCCTGGCGCGGCTCAAGGAGGCTGCCCCGTGA
- a CDS encoding MMPL family transporter has protein sequence MTTIASRRNPPPAPEQHAPGWLARLGAWSGTHLRVVLIGWLLVLVAFGAFAPQVESALSGAGWQDSGSQSVKARELIANQFSGLNSTALQVVVHDSAGAIASDPVARQAVDRASALLQADPRVSTVLPPQPGVSISQDGRTAIIQGGAKADPNEMVRAADELSKPITALSRKNVSVNLTGSSALWANFNQVNHSAMIKSEVLSWPVTMLVLVLAFGSLVAAGLPLMLTLVGLLTAAGALVLSTHIAPVSIWAMNFAMMFALALGIDYALFIVVRFRAALKRRADQTDRRQAAIEAVAETMGTAGKAVAFSGLTVLVSLSTVLLVPSPAFRSMALGIMLSVVAVLAATLTLLPAVLGRLGRRVDSGRIRLPGALDRAERRAERRAAAAAASATGAGVEGAGHAAHPHHTVVGLERLLHHWGALLHRRPWIAGGLVLVVIGILAWPVLSLRTGMPSIAIIPQSQTARAGYNQVVDAFGPGAPGTLSVVTPATEQTAALQLLRSDRGIAAAVPAGSSNGWTMTLAIPTTDASAPATGSTIDRLRSQLPSGTLVGGAAAENHDLEQVLSSRTPLVFGLLIGLGFLLLLVALGSPLIAFVGVVTNLASIAGAFGVAKLVFQDGHLSGLLGFEPQGFVDAWAPLFFGAMLSGVAMDYTLFLLSAAREHYDLTGDPQHAMRMALRTSGRVVVAAAGVMVAVFMTFALSGPLAPKEMGIILAVAVFLDALLIRMILLPVVLRLTGHGAWHQPKWLGRILPRVRFSH, from the coding sequence TTGACCACCATTGCCTCCCGCCGGAACCCTCCACCGGCCCCCGAGCAGCACGCACCTGGCTGGCTCGCCCGCCTGGGCGCCTGGTCCGGGACGCATCTGCGCGTCGTCCTGATCGGCTGGCTGCTCGTGCTCGTCGCGTTCGGCGCATTCGCCCCGCAGGTCGAGTCGGCGCTGTCCGGCGCGGGCTGGCAGGACAGCGGCAGCCAGTCGGTGAAGGCGCGCGAGCTGATCGCCAATCAGTTCAGCGGCCTGAACTCGACCGCATTGCAGGTCGTCGTCCACGACAGCGCCGGCGCGATCGCGTCCGATCCGGTTGCCCGGCAGGCGGTCGACCGGGCGAGCGCGTTGCTGCAGGCCGATCCCCGGGTGAGTACGGTGCTCCCACCGCAGCCGGGGGTGAGCATCTCGCAGGACGGGCGTACCGCGATCATCCAAGGCGGGGCGAAGGCCGACCCGAACGAGATGGTGCGCGCAGCCGACGAGCTCTCCAAGCCGATCACGGCGCTGTCGAGGAAGAACGTGTCGGTGAACCTGACCGGTTCGAGCGCGCTCTGGGCGAACTTCAACCAGGTCAACCACTCGGCGATGATCAAGTCCGAGGTGCTGTCCTGGCCGGTGACGATGCTGGTGCTGGTGCTCGCGTTCGGCAGCCTGGTGGCGGCCGGGCTGCCGCTCATGCTGACGCTCGTCGGGCTGCTCACCGCCGCCGGTGCCCTGGTCCTGTCCACGCACATCGCTCCGGTCAGCATCTGGGCGATGAACTTCGCGATGATGTTCGCGCTGGCCCTGGGCATCGACTACGCACTGTTCATCGTCGTCCGCTTCCGAGCCGCACTCAAACGTCGTGCTGACCAGACCGATCGCCGACAGGCTGCGATCGAGGCCGTCGCCGAAACCATGGGGACGGCGGGCAAGGCGGTCGCGTTCAGCGGCCTCACCGTGCTCGTGTCACTCTCGACCGTGCTGCTGGTACCGAGTCCTGCGTTCCGCAGCATGGCCCTGGGCATCATGCTGTCGGTCGTCGCCGTGCTGGCCGCCACCCTCACCCTGCTGCCGGCCGTCCTCGGCCGACTGGGCCGTCGCGTCGACTCCGGCCGCATCCGGCTTCCCGGGGCCCTGGACCGTGCCGAGCGGCGGGCCGAGCGGCGCGCGGCAGCCGCGGCGGCGTCCGCTACCGGTGCGGGCGTCGAGGGCGCCGGCCACGCCGCGCACCCGCACCACACCGTCGTCGGGCTGGAGCGGCTGCTGCACCACTGGGGTGCGCTGCTTCATCGGCGTCCATGGATCGCGGGCGGCCTGGTGCTGGTGGTGATCGGGATCCTGGCCTGGCCCGTCCTGTCCCTGCGTACCGGCATGCCCAGCATCGCGATCATTCCGCAGAGCCAGACGGCGCGCGCCGGCTACAACCAGGTGGTCGACGCCTTCGGACCGGGCGCGCCGGGCACGCTCTCGGTCGTCACACCGGCGACCGAGCAGACGGCGGCGCTGCAGCTGCTCCGCAGCGATCGCGGAATCGCGGCGGCCGTTCCCGCCGGATCGTCGAACGGCTGGACGATGACGCTGGCGATCCCCACCACGGACGCCTCGGCCCCCGCCACCGGATCGACCATCGACCGGCTGCGTTCGCAACTGCCCTCGGGCACCCTCGTCGGCGGGGCCGCCGCGGAGAACCACGACCTGGAGCAGGTGCTCTCGAGCCGGACGCCACTGGTGTTCGGGTTGCTCATCGGCCTGGGATTCCTGCTGCTGCTCGTGGCACTCGGGAGCCCGCTGATCGCCTTCGTCGGCGTGGTCACCAACCTGGCCTCGATAGCGGGCGCGTTCGGCGTGGCCAAGCTCGTCTTCCAAGACGGTCACCTGTCAGGGCTGCTCGGCTTCGAGCCGCAGGGCTTCGTCGACGCGTGGGCTCCGCTGTTCTTCGGTGCGATGCTCTCGGGCGTGGCGATGGACTACACGCTGTTCCTGCTCTCGGCCGCCCGGGAACACTACGACCTCACCGGCGACCCGCAGCACGCCATGAGGATGGCGCTGCGAACCTCCGGACGGGTGGTCGTCGCCGCGGCCGGCGTCATGGTGGCGGTGTTCATGACGTTCGCCCTGTCCGGCCCCCTGGCGCCGAAGGAGATGGGCATCATCCTCGCGGTCGCGGTGTTCCTCGACGCGCTGCTGATCCGGATGATCCTGCTACCGGTCGTGCTCCGGCTCACCGGGCACGGCGCGTGGCACCAGCCGAAGTGGCTGGGCCGGATCCTGCCCCGCGTCCGTTTCTCCCACTGA
- a CDS encoding metal-sensitive transcriptional regulator: MVELPRESMDAIVKRLRRAQGQIGGVLKMIDDGRDCEEIVTQVAAVSRALDRAGFAIVATGLKQCLIDSGGVDSVDSDKMQKLFLSLA; this comes from the coding sequence ATGGTCGAACTGCCACGCGAGAGCATGGACGCGATCGTCAAGCGGTTGCGGCGCGCGCAGGGCCAGATCGGCGGCGTGTTGAAGATGATCGACGACGGCAGGGACTGCGAGGAGATCGTGACGCAAGTCGCCGCGGTCAGCCGGGCGCTCGATCGTGCCGGCTTCGCGATCGTCGCTACCGGCCTCAAGCAGTGTCTGATCGACAGCGGCGGCGTGGACAGCGTCGACAGCGACAAGATGCAGAAACTGTTCCTGTCGCTGGCCTGA
- the typA gene encoding translational GTPase TypA has protein sequence MPTRNDLRNVAIVAHVDHGKTTLVDAMLWQSGAFTAHQADTGDVAERVMDSNDLEREKGITILAKNTAVEHTTSSGERVTINIIDTPGHADFGGEVERGLSMVDGVVLLVDASEGPLPQTRFVLRKALAAKLPVILLINKVDRPDSRIAEVVDETYELFLDLDATEEQIDFPIVYASAKAGRASMTRPENGTMPDSPNLEPFFQTLLDTMPPPFYDEAASLQAHVTNLDASPYLGRLALCRVHNGTIRKGQQVAWCRADGSVQRVKVTELLLTRALERYPAEQAGPGDIIAIAGIPEITIGETLADPDDPRPLPVITIDEPSISMTIGINTSPLAGQSGSKLTARQVLNRLEAELVGNVSIRVLPTERPDTWEVQGRGELQLAILVEIMRREGFEITVGKPQVVTRTVDGKLHEPMERMTIDAPTEYQGVVIQLLALRKGRLEQMVDHGTGWIRMEYLVPARGLIGFRTEFLTETRGTGLLHHVHEGYEPWTGEIRTRPTGSLVADRRGATTGFALANLQERGTMFVGPGVEVYEGMIVGENSRADDMDVNPTKEKKLTNMRQSSGDVLIPLIPHRVLSLEQALEFCRDDECVEVTPANVRIRKVELTAEARAKARSRNRK, from the coding sequence GTGCCTACGCGCAACGACCTGCGCAACGTGGCCATCGTGGCGCACGTCGACCACGGCAAGACCACGCTGGTGGACGCCATGCTCTGGCAGTCCGGCGCGTTCACGGCGCATCAGGCCGACACCGGTGACGTCGCCGAGCGGGTGATGGACTCCAACGACCTCGAGCGCGAGAAGGGCATCACCATCCTCGCGAAGAACACCGCGGTCGAGCACACCACCTCCTCCGGCGAGCGGGTGACCATCAACATCATCGACACCCCCGGCCACGCCGACTTCGGCGGTGAGGTCGAACGCGGCCTGTCGATGGTCGACGGCGTCGTGCTGCTCGTCGATGCGTCCGAAGGTCCCTTGCCGCAAACGCGATTCGTGCTGCGCAAGGCGCTCGCGGCGAAGCTGCCGGTGATCCTGCTGATCAACAAGGTGGACCGCCCGGACTCGCGGATCGCCGAGGTCGTCGACGAGACCTACGAGCTGTTCCTCGACCTGGACGCGACCGAGGAGCAGATCGACTTCCCGATCGTGTACGCCTCGGCCAAGGCCGGCCGTGCCTCGATGACCAGGCCCGAGAACGGCACGATGCCCGACTCGCCGAACCTCGAACCGTTCTTCCAGACACTGCTGGACACCATGCCACCGCCGTTCTACGACGAGGCCGCCTCGCTGCAGGCACACGTGACGAACCTGGACGCCTCGCCGTACCTGGGCCGGCTGGCGCTGTGCCGCGTCCACAACGGGACGATCCGCAAGGGCCAGCAGGTCGCATGGTGCCGGGCGGACGGCTCGGTGCAGCGGGTCAAGGTGACCGAGCTGTTGCTGACGCGCGCGCTGGAGCGCTACCCCGCCGAACAGGCCGGCCCGGGCGACATCATCGCGATCGCGGGTATCCCGGAGATCACCATCGGCGAGACGCTGGCCGATCCCGACGACCCACGCCCGCTGCCCGTGATCACCATCGACGAGCCGTCGATCTCGATGACGATCGGCATCAACACCTCGCCGCTGGCGGGCCAGTCGGGTAGCAAACTGACCGCGCGTCAGGTGCTGAACCGGCTCGAGGCGGAGCTCGTCGGCAACGTCTCGATTCGCGTGCTCCCGACCGAGCGGCCGGACACCTGGGAGGTGCAGGGCCGCGGGGAACTGCAGCTCGCGATCCTCGTCGAGATCATGCGGCGCGAGGGGTTCGAGATCACGGTCGGCAAGCCGCAGGTGGTCACCCGGACGGTCGACGGCAAGCTGCACGAGCCGATGGAGCGGATGACGATCGACGCGCCGACCGAATACCAGGGCGTCGTGATCCAGTTGCTGGCGCTGCGCAAGGGCCGGCTGGAGCAGATGGTCGACCACGGCACCGGCTGGATCCGGATGGAGTACCTGGTGCCCGCGCGCGGGCTGATCGGGTTCCGCACCGAGTTCCTGACCGAGACGCGCGGCACCGGCCTGCTGCACCACGTGCACGAGGGCTACGAGCCGTGGACCGGCGAGATCCGCACCCGGCCGACCGGCTCGCTGGTGGCCGACCGGCGCGGTGCCACCACCGGGTTCGCGCTGGCCAACCTGCAGGAACGCGGCACGATGTTCGTCGGCCCCGGCGTCGAGGTGTACGAGGGCATGATCGTCGGCGAGAACTCGCGTGCCGACGACATGGACGTCAACCCCACCAAGGAGAAGAAGCTCACCAACATGCGCCAGTCGTCCGGCGACGTGTTGATCCCGCTGATCCCGCACCGGGTGCTCTCGCTGGAGCAGGCACTGGAGTTCTGCCGCGACGACGAGTGTGTCGAGGTGACGCCGGCGAACGTCCGGATCCGCAAGGTGGAGCTGACCGCCGAGGCCCGCGCCAAGGCGCGCTCGCGCAACCGCAAGTGA
- a CDS encoding ABC1 kinase family protein, with translation MPDKPSRDIPQRAAVRSARLAALPLGFAGRAAAGWGRRLAGGNAEEITAATLERNAEHMFAVLGELKGGAMKLGQALSVYEAMIPAELAEPYQRALTKLQAQGPALPAERVHRVLDDQFGRNWRKHFREFDDVPAAAASIGQVHRGTWHDGRSVAVKVQYPGADVALQADLKAMERFSRLFNLVVPGLEARELIHEVRDRMIEELDYRSEAEHQRRFAAEFADDREIRVPRVLASAPKVIVSEWIDGVALSKLIQQREVTAAEQADRDRIADIVIRLMFSSPARIGLLHADPHPGNFLVQDDGRVAVIDFGAVAVLPNGLPRVLGRILRFAADRDAEPMMELMRAERFVTGNVTAQDVLRWLGALADPLRVAEFHADREWIAAQGARVANLQSNAYKQTGRQLNLPAEHMLVARVCGGWMNILAQLGCTVRARAIAMQWVPGFADPLTPSDPLAAP, from the coding sequence ATGCCTGACAAACCGTCCCGCGACATTCCGCAGCGGGCCGCGGTGCGCTCGGCTCGGCTGGCCGCGCTGCCGCTCGGCTTCGCCGGGCGGGCCGCGGCGGGATGGGGCAGGCGGCTGGCCGGCGGCAACGCCGAGGAGATCACTGCGGCCACGCTGGAGCGCAACGCCGAGCACATGTTCGCGGTGCTCGGCGAGCTCAAGGGTGGCGCGATGAAGCTCGGCCAGGCGCTGTCCGTCTACGAGGCGATGATCCCGGCCGAGCTGGCCGAGCCGTACCAGCGCGCGCTGACCAAGCTGCAGGCGCAGGGGCCGGCGCTGCCCGCCGAGCGGGTGCACCGCGTGCTGGACGACCAGTTCGGGCGCAACTGGCGCAAGCACTTCCGCGAGTTCGACGACGTGCCCGCGGCCGCGGCCAGCATCGGTCAGGTCCACCGCGGCACGTGGCACGACGGGCGATCCGTAGCGGTCAAGGTGCAGTACCCCGGCGCGGACGTCGCGTTGCAGGCCGACCTGAAGGCGATGGAGCGATTCTCCCGACTGTTCAACCTCGTCGTGCCGGGGCTCGAGGCACGGGAACTGATCCACGAGGTCCGCGACCGCATGATCGAGGAGCTGGACTACCGCTCCGAGGCCGAGCACCAACGCCGGTTCGCCGCCGAGTTCGCCGATGACCGCGAGATCCGGGTGCCGCGCGTGCTCGCCTCGGCGCCGAAGGTGATCGTGTCCGAGTGGATCGACGGCGTCGCGCTGTCGAAGCTGATCCAGCAACGCGAGGTGACTGCCGCCGAGCAAGCCGATCGCGACCGGATCGCCGACATCGTCATCCGGTTGATGTTCTCCTCGCCCGCCCGGATCGGTCTGCTGCACGCCGACCCGCACCCCGGCAACTTCCTGGTCCAGGACGACGGGCGGGTCGCCGTGATCGACTTCGGCGCGGTGGCCGTGCTGCCGAACGGGCTGCCGCGCGTACTCGGCCGCATCCTGCGTTTCGCCGCCGACCGCGACGCCGAGCCGATGATGGAGCTGATGCGCGCGGAACGCTTCGTCACCGGCAACGTGACCGCGCAGGACGTGCTGCGCTGGCTGGGCGCGCTCGCCGACCCGCTGCGGGTGGCGGAGTTCCACGCGGACCGCGAGTGGATCGCCGCGCAGGGAGCGCGCGTGGCCAACCTGCAGAGCAACGCCTACAAGCAGACCGGACGGCAGCTGAACCTTCCCGCCGAGCACATGCTCGTCGCGCGCGTGTGCGGCGGCTGGATGAACATCCTCGCCCAGTTGGGATGCACCGTGCGCGCCCGGGCGATCGCCATGCAATGGGTGCCCGGCTTCGCCGATCCGCTCACGCCGTCGGACCCGCTCGCGGCGCCGTGA
- a CDS encoding OsmC family protein: protein MSGELRVRHVDGDRFTVDVRGHRVTVDQPVGDGGTDTAPTPTELFVAGLASCVAFYARRYLVRHELDASGLEVTARYAVGGRPARVSELAVHITPPAALPADRRDAFLAVASHCTVHNTLHEPPAVDIVLDS from the coding sequence GTGAGCGGGGAGCTGCGCGTGCGCCACGTCGACGGCGACCGGTTCACCGTCGACGTGCGCGGGCACCGCGTCACCGTCGATCAGCCGGTGGGGGACGGCGGGACGGACACCGCGCCCACGCCCACCGAGCTGTTCGTCGCCGGACTGGCCAGCTGCGTGGCGTTCTATGCCCGGCGCTACCTCGTCCGGCACGAACTCGACGCGAGCGGCCTGGAAGTCACGGCCAGGTACGCGGTCGGCGGCCGTCCGGCACGCGTCAGCGAGCTCGCCGTCCACATCACCCCGCCCGCAGCCCTGCCCGCAGACAGGCGCGATGCGTTCCTCGCCGTCGCCTCGCACTGCACCGTCCACAACACCCTGCACGAGCCACCCGCCGTCGACATCGTCCTCGACAGCTAG
- a CDS encoding nitrilase-related carbon-nitrogen hydrolase: MKVAAIQHDIAWEDAEATRARLVPLIAEAARDGARLIGLAEMFATGFSMRPERVAEDEGGPNEQFLREQAARHDAWLVASIAQRGADGRFRNNCVLAAPDGAVHRYAKIHPFSYAHEHEHYAAGDQYLTVEVDGLRVTPFVCYDLRFADEFWACAEVTDLYVVPANWPEPRREHWRTLLRARAIENQAFVMGINRVGAAKSVTHVGDSAIIDPMGRTLAEGGSGESVLTAEVDAATVSAVRTEFVFLPDRRPPGGG, from the coding sequence GTGAAGGTCGCGGCGATCCAGCACGACATCGCCTGGGAGGACGCCGAAGCGACGCGCGCCCGCCTCGTCCCGCTCATCGCCGAGGCAGCCCGCGACGGCGCCCGGCTCATCGGGCTCGCCGAGATGTTCGCGACCGGCTTCTCGATGCGACCCGAACGCGTCGCCGAGGACGAGGGTGGTCCCAACGAGCAGTTCCTGCGCGAGCAGGCGGCCCGGCACGACGCCTGGCTGGTGGCGTCGATCGCGCAGCGCGGTGCCGACGGCCGCTTCCGGAACAACTGCGTTCTGGCCGCTCCCGACGGCGCGGTGCACCGCTACGCGAAGATCCATCCGTTCAGCTACGCGCACGAGCACGAGCATTACGCCGCCGGCGACCAGTACCTCACCGTCGAGGTCGACGGCCTCCGCGTCACGCCGTTCGTCTGCTACGACCTGCGCTTCGCCGACGAGTTCTGGGCGTGCGCCGAGGTCACCGACCTGTACGTCGTGCCGGCCAACTGGCCCGAGCCCAGACGCGAGCACTGGCGGACGTTGCTGCGTGCCCGCGCGATCGAGAATCAGGCCTTCGTGATGGGCATCAACCGGGTCGGAGCCGCCAAATCCGTCACACATGTGGGCGATTCGGCGATCATCGACCCGATGGGGCGCACGCTCGCCGAGGGCGGTTCCGGGGAGTCGGTGCTGACCGCCGAGGTGGATGCGGCTACCGTGAGCGCCGTGCGTACCGAGTTTGTGTTCCTACCCGACCGTCGGCCGCCCGGAGGCGGTTGA
- the trxA gene encoding thioredoxin — MSTTTLSAAGFEDVLKENDIVLVDFWASWCGPCRMFAPVFEKASDEHPDIVFGKVDTEAERSLAAAAGIQSIPTLMAFREGILVFSQPGALPASALAEVISAVRALDMDEVRAQVAAQAG, encoded by the coding sequence ATGTCCACCACCACGTTGAGTGCGGCCGGTTTCGAGGACGTCCTGAAGGAGAACGACATCGTGCTCGTCGACTTCTGGGCATCCTGGTGCGGCCCGTGCCGGATGTTCGCACCCGTCTTCGAGAAGGCCTCCGACGAGCACCCGGACATCGTCTTCGGCAAGGTCGACACCGAGGCGGAGCGCTCCCTCGCCGCCGCCGCGGGCATCCAGTCGATCCCGACGCTGATGGCCTTCCGCGAGGGGATCCTCGTCTTTTCCCAGCCTGGCGCACTTCCGGCGAGCGCGCTGGCCGAAGTGATCTCCGCCGTGCGCGCACTCGACATGGACGAGGTTCGCGCACAGGTCGCGGCGCAAGCGGGCTGA
- a CDS encoding DUF302 domain-containing protein, translating into MSDYTFGVTLDAGFTDTVQRTRAALAEQGFGVLTEIDVAATMKAKLGLDMSAHLILGACNPPLAHRALELEPAIGALLPCNVVVRTLDDSHTRVEAMNPGVMVEATGNQDLADVAEQAGTRLAAALDALAAPDDAAQGDAT; encoded by the coding sequence ATGTCCGACTACACCTTCGGCGTCACCCTCGACGCCGGATTCACCGATACCGTGCAGCGCACCCGCGCGGCACTGGCCGAACAGGGCTTCGGCGTGCTCACCGAGATCGACGTCGCCGCCACCATGAAGGCCAAGCTCGGCCTCGACATGAGCGCCCACCTGATCCTCGGTGCGTGCAACCCGCCGCTGGCCCACCGCGCCCTCGAACTCGAGCCCGCGATCGGCGCGCTGCTGCCGTGCAACGTCGTCGTGCGCACCCTGGACGACTCGCACACCCGCGTGGAGGCGATGAACCCCGGTGTAATGGTCGAGGCGACCGGCAACCAGGACCTCGCCGACGTTGCCGAGCAGGCCGGCACGCGCCTGGCGGCAGCCCTGGATGCGCTGGCCGCCCCGGACGACGCGGCACAGGGGGACGCCACGTGA
- a CDS encoding tellurite resistance/C4-dicarboxylate transporter family protein codes for MVMATGIVSIAMLNHHAYAVSVALLWLAGVEYVVLVTLYSWRLIRFRAAVAEDLAEPARAFGYFTFVAATDVLGTRLAADQHHVVALVLLAGGWLAWLLFGYVIPWTAVLGYAGRPVVQFANGTWFIWVVASQSIAVLAAALEPAVTIGRRELALLAVFSWSVGVFLYAAAGIFVAARMLLYPLRPADLTPPYWVSMGATAITVVAGARIVQMADAPMVAATRGLIAGASVVFWTFGSWLIPPLVAAGVWRHLVHRIPLRYEAPLWSIVFPLGMYGVGGHYLGQADHLPIVKAIGANESWVALGAWVLAFAAMLHHLYRTLLRAPAAAAVDAGH; via the coding sequence ATGGTGATGGCCACCGGCATCGTCTCGATCGCGATGCTGAATCACCATGCGTACGCGGTGTCGGTGGCGCTGCTGTGGCTGGCCGGCGTCGAGTACGTCGTGCTGGTCACGCTCTACAGCTGGCGGCTGATCCGGTTCCGGGCGGCCGTGGCCGAGGATCTCGCCGAGCCGGCGCGCGCGTTCGGCTACTTCACCTTCGTCGCCGCCACCGACGTGCTGGGCACCCGGCTGGCCGCCGACCAGCACCACGTGGTCGCGCTCGTCCTGCTCGCCGGCGGCTGGCTGGCCTGGCTGTTGTTCGGCTACGTGATCCCGTGGACCGCCGTCCTGGGATACGCCGGACGTCCCGTCGTGCAGTTCGCGAACGGCACCTGGTTCATCTGGGTGGTCGCCAGCCAGTCGATCGCGGTGCTCGCGGCCGCGCTCGAACCGGCCGTCACGATCGGGCGTCGCGAGCTGGCGTTGCTCGCGGTGTTCTCGTGGTCGGTCGGCGTGTTCCTGTACGCCGCGGCCGGGATCTTCGTCGCGGCCCGCATGCTGCTCTACCCGCTGCGTCCGGCTGATCTGACGCCGCCGTACTGGGTGTCGATGGGCGCCACCGCGATCACCGTGGTGGCGGGCGCGCGGATCGTGCAGATGGCCGACGCACCGATGGTGGCGGCGACGCGCGGCCTGATCGCCGGCGCCTCGGTGGTGTTCTGGACGTTCGGCAGCTGGCTGATCCCGCCCCTGGTCGCAGCCGGCGTGTGGCGGCACCTGGTGCATCGCATCCCGCTGCGGTACGAGGCGCCGCTGTGGAGCATCGTCTTCCCGCTCGGCATGTACGGCGTGGGCGGGCACTACCTCGGCCAGGCCGATCACCTGCCGATCGTCAAGGCGATCGGCGCGAACGAGAGCTGGGTCGCGCTGGGCGCCTGGGTGCTGGCGTTCGCCGCGATGCTGCACCACCTGTACCGGACGTTGCTCCGGGCGCCCGCAGCGGCCGCAGTCGATGCCGGACACTGA